In the Enterococcus saigonensis genome, one interval contains:
- a CDS encoding glycoside hydrolase family 13 protein, with the protein MNNWWQNAVGYQIYPRSFYDSNGDGIGDIKGIITKIPYLKKLGIDFIWLNPIYKSPNVDNGYDISDYKDIAAEYGNMAEFQELLATCHKENLKVILDLVVNHTSDQHPWFVQARKGKDNPYRNYYHWQDATEQNLPNNWQSFFGGSTWSLDEASGQAYFHVFAPEQPDLNWKNEAVRNEIYQMIRWWLDLGIDGFRLDAISHIQKEPWNFKIKDNPWAPFMNVAGIDSYMKDLQQIFKEYKVMTVGEASGVSSKKAVNWTDSDGYLDMIFELEHNVRKGIPGEERIDLLGFKKVIARWQKDLGEKGWNALYIENHDNPRFNSILGNETKKSAKAVAMMYLLLRGTPFIYQGQELGMTNYPFQTIAEVDAKDTLSFYRRLLAEKKSKKEALKLATAWSRDHARTPMQWDDSEHAGFTTGRPWLEVNPNYKKINVIAETEDTDSVWNFYRKLIRIRKQEKTFATGAFELIAQNDPDIFAYLRKGEKQFLILTNISEKKRTLTLPKKIWQRNWRLCLANNEASQQALDKKISLAPYDAFLFVLE; encoded by the coding sequence ATGAACAATTGGTGGCAAAATGCAGTAGGTTACCAAATTTATCCACGCAGTTTTTACGATAGCAATGGTGATGGAATTGGAGATATTAAAGGCATTATTACAAAAATCCCGTATTTAAAAAAATTAGGAATTGATTTCATTTGGTTGAATCCCATATATAAATCTCCCAATGTAGATAACGGGTATGATATTTCTGATTACAAAGATATTGCAGCAGAATATGGCAACATGGCGGAATTTCAAGAGCTTTTGGCCACTTGTCATAAAGAAAATCTAAAAGTTATTTTGGATTTGGTAGTGAATCATACAAGTGATCAACATCCATGGTTTGTACAAGCAAGAAAAGGTAAAGATAACCCGTATCGCAATTACTACCATTGGCAAGATGCAACGGAGCAAAATTTGCCCAATAATTGGCAAAGCTTTTTTGGGGGTTCAACTTGGTCACTAGACGAAGCCAGTGGTCAAGCCTATTTTCATGTTTTTGCACCAGAACAGCCAGATTTAAACTGGAAAAATGAGGCTGTACGTAATGAAATTTATCAAATGATTCGTTGGTGGTTAGACTTGGGAATTGATGGATTTCGACTGGATGCTATTAGCCATATTCAAAAGGAACCTTGGAATTTTAAAATTAAAGATAATCCTTGGGCACCATTTATGAATGTAGCAGGAATTGATAGCTATATGAAAGACTTGCAACAAATTTTTAAGGAATACAAGGTGATGACAGTCGGAGAAGCCAGTGGTGTTTCGAGTAAAAAAGCGGTAAATTGGACAGATTCAGATGGTTATTTGGATATGATTTTTGAGTTGGAACATAATGTTCGAAAAGGAATCCCTGGGGAGGAACGTATTGATTTATTAGGTTTCAAAAAAGTAATCGCTCGCTGGCAAAAAGATTTAGGTGAAAAAGGCTGGAATGCGCTTTATATTGAAAATCACGATAATCCGCGTTTCAATAGTATTTTAGGAAATGAAACAAAAAAATCAGCTAAAGCGGTAGCAATGATGTATCTTTTGTTAAGAGGAACACCATTTATTTATCAAGGGCAAGAATTAGGAATGACAAATTATCCTTTTCAAACAATTGCTGAAGTGGACGCCAAAGATACTCTTTCTTTTTATCGGCGTCTTTTGGCGGAGAAAAAAAGCAAGAAAGAAGCATTAAAGCTCGCAACAGCGTGGAGCCGCGATCATGCCCGGACTCCAATGCAATGGGATGATAGTGAACATGCTGGTTTTACTACAGGAAGACCTTGGCTTGAAGTTAATCCCAATTATAAGAAAATAAATGTCATTGCAGAAACTGAAGATACTGACTCTGTCTGGAATTTTTACCGAAAATTGATTCGAATTCGCAAACAGGAGAAAACTTTTGCAACGGGTGCTTTTGAATTAATCGCTCAAAATGATCCTGATATTTTTGCCTACCTTAGAAAAGGAGAAAAGCAATTTTTAATCCTTACTAATATCAGTGAAAAAAAACGAACACTGACCTTGCCTAAAAAAATATGGCAAAGAAATTGGCGGTTATGCCTTGCAAATAATGAAGCCTCCCAACAAGCATTAGACAAAAAAATTTCATTAGCTCCCTACGATGCTTTTCTATTTGTATTGGAATAA
- a CDS encoding glycoside hydrolase family 13 protein: MEKHWWQEVVVYQIYPRSFKDSNGDGIGDIGGIIEKLDYLKTLGIGAIWLSPVYASPNDDNGYDISDYEAIMSEFGTMEEMEHLIAEAKKRSIKIVMDLVVNHTSDEHHWFVEAKKSKKNAYRDYYIWSDPKADGSAPNGLESTFSGSAWEFDESSGQYYLHLFSKKQPDLNWSNEKVRQSVYDMMNFWIEKGIGGFRMDVIDLIGKVPEELITGNGPKLHDYLKEMNQATFGQHDLLTVGETWGATPEIAKLYSNPNRKELSMVFQFEHVSLDEQPQKSKWDLRPLEVEQLKKVFAKWQTELGNEGWNSLFWNNHDLPRIISRWGDEKNYRVKSGKLLAILLHLLKGTPYIYQGEEIGMTNRAVSTIEEVDDIESINMYQERLNIGYEPAEIIQAINVKGRDNARTPMQWEDSENAGFTKGKPWLFVNENYPEINVAKALMNKDSLFYTYQKLIQLRKDNPLVVWGDFHLLKTAPEVFAYERHYEGKTWLVVANFTSEVNIFHYNGTIKEMIITNGPEPAQLKEVSLMPWDAFVVEVVKS, encoded by the coding sequence ATGGAAAAGCACTGGTGGCAAGAAGTAGTTGTTTATCAAATCTATCCGCGCAGTTTTAAAGATAGTAATGGCGATGGAATTGGTGATATTGGCGGTATTATTGAAAAGTTAGATTATTTGAAGACGCTGGGAATTGGAGCGATTTGGTTATCGCCTGTTTATGCTTCTCCCAATGATGATAATGGTTATGATATTTCCGATTATGAAGCAATTATGTCAGAATTTGGCACGATGGAAGAGATGGAGCATTTAATTGCCGAAGCGAAAAAACGGTCAATCAAAATTGTGATGGATTTAGTAGTGAATCATACATCTGATGAGCATCATTGGTTTGTAGAAGCGAAAAAAAGTAAAAAAAATGCTTATCGTGACTATTATATTTGGTCAGACCCAAAAGCAGATGGTAGTGCACCTAATGGATTGGAATCAACATTTTCTGGGAGTGCTTGGGAATTTGATGAAAGTAGTGGTCAGTACTACCTTCATTTATTCTCCAAAAAACAACCAGATTTGAATTGGAGCAATGAAAAAGTGCGGCAATCTGTCTACGACATGATGAATTTTTGGATTGAAAAAGGAATTGGCGGTTTTCGCATGGATGTTATTGACTTGATTGGAAAAGTACCAGAAGAATTGATTACCGGTAATGGTCCGAAACTACATGATTATTTAAAAGAAATGAATCAAGCTACATTTGGCCAACATGATTTGTTAACAGTCGGTGAGACATGGGGTGCAACACCAGAAATTGCAAAACTGTACTCTAATCCTAATCGGAAAGAACTAAGCATGGTTTTTCAATTTGAGCACGTTAGTCTAGATGAACAACCGCAAAAAAGTAAATGGGATTTACGCCCGCTAGAAGTTGAACAGCTAAAGAAAGTATTTGCTAAATGGCAGACAGAGTTAGGCAATGAAGGATGGAATTCGTTGTTTTGGAACAATCATGATCTGCCGCGGATTATTTCTCGTTGGGGAGATGAAAAAAATTATCGCGTCAAAAGCGGTAAACTTTTGGCCATTTTATTGCATTTATTAAAAGGAACTCCTTATATTTATCAAGGTGAAGAAATTGGCATGACGAATCGAGCGGTTTCTACAATTGAGGAAGTTGATGACATTGAAAGTATTAATATGTATCAAGAACGCCTGAATATAGGCTATGAGCCCGCTGAAATCATTCAGGCAATTAATGTCAAAGGCCGGGATAATGCACGAACGCCGATGCAATGGGAGGATAGTGAAAATGCTGGTTTTACCAAGGGGAAACCATGGCTATTTGTAAATGAAAATTATCCGGAAATAAATGTTGCTAAAGCGCTAATGAACAAAGATTCACTTTTTTATACCTACCAAAAACTTATTCAGTTACGAAAAGATAATCCTTTAGTAGTGTGGGGAGATTTTCACTTGTTAAAAACAGCTCCTGAAGTTTTTGCGTATGAACGTCATTATGAAGGGAAAACTTGGTTAGTAGTTGCAAACTTTACGAGTGAAGTGAACATATTTCACTATAATGGGACCATTAAGGAAATGATTATTACAAACGGCCCTGAGCCAGCACAGTTAAAAGAAGTCTCTCTTATGCCGTGGGATGCTTTTGTTGTAGAAGTGGTGAAGTCATGA
- a CDS encoding glycoside hydrolase family 13 protein produces the protein MNTAAINHRPDSEFAYLYQKNLMHIRLKTAKNDVKKVELLHGDTYTLGDEKWYQTPLVMEKYLTTEQHDYWVVATSEPYKRMAYGFKVTGLDDSEVFYGDHGCFPADKQYLEMPNNYFRMPYFHEADRFKAPTWVKNTVWYQIFPERFANGDQSNDPKGTLPWGSKNPDRQDFFGGDLQGVLNHLDHLTELGINGLYFCPIFKAHSNHKYDTIDYFEIDPDFGDKVLFKKLVEECHQRGIKVMLDAVFNHMGDTSPQWQDVLQKGAASKFADWFHINEFPVSYKEGANFEDAYDITYDVFAFTPHMPKLNTANPEVKKYLLEIAEYWIKEFDIDAWRLDVANEVDHAFWREFRQVCDAAKDDFYILGEIWHSSQSWLNGDEFTAVMNYAYTDAISGAFVKKEITLAKMVSEINRQLMLYRDQTNQVQFNVLDSHDTPRILTEAKNDKDLMKQVEAFTYLQPGVPCIYYGDEFAMTGKMDPDCRKCMVWEKSEQDLDMFDFFKKLVKFRRDFAEILSAGQMVWESVDLAKQQIVLVRKLADKQIFGYFNLAENETTVNIKGEIILSNGFRADKKLGPKGFVITKEN, from the coding sequence ATGAATACTGCAGCAATTAATCACCGTCCAGATAGTGAATTTGCCTATCTTTATCAAAAAAATCTTATGCATATCCGTTTAAAAACAGCAAAAAATGATGTAAAAAAAGTAGAACTTCTTCATGGCGATACGTATACCTTGGGCGATGAAAAATGGTATCAAACGCCATTGGTAATGGAAAAATATTTAACAACAGAACAGCATGATTATTGGGTGGTAGCAACAAGTGAACCTTATAAGCGCATGGCTTACGGTTTTAAAGTTACCGGTTTAGATGATAGTGAAGTTTTTTATGGCGATCACGGTTGTTTTCCAGCCGATAAACAATATTTAGAGATGCCAAATAACTATTTTAGAATGCCGTATTTCCATGAAGCCGATCGCTTTAAAGCCCCAACATGGGTAAAAAATACAGTGTGGTATCAAATTTTTCCAGAACGATTTGCCAATGGTGATCAAAGTAACGATCCAAAAGGGACATTACCATGGGGTTCAAAAAATCCCGATCGTCAAGATTTTTTTGGAGGCGATTTACAAGGTGTTTTGAATCACTTAGATCATTTAACAGAACTGGGAATTAATGGTTTGTATTTTTGTCCAATTTTTAAAGCGCATTCCAATCATAAATATGACACAATCGATTACTTTGAAATTGATCCAGATTTTGGTGACAAAGTTTTATTCAAGAAGCTAGTGGAAGAATGTCATCAACGAGGGATTAAAGTAATGTTGGATGCTGTATTTAATCATATGGGAGATACCTCGCCTCAATGGCAAGATGTGTTACAAAAAGGTGCAGCATCAAAATTCGCGGATTGGTTTCATATTAACGAGTTTCCAGTTAGCTATAAAGAGGGAGCTAATTTCGAAGATGCTTACGATATTACCTATGATGTTTTCGCCTTTACTCCGCATATGCCCAAACTAAATACAGCAAATCCGGAGGTGAAAAAATATCTATTGGAAATTGCAGAATATTGGATTAAAGAGTTTGATATTGATGCTTGGCGTTTAGACGTCGCCAATGAAGTTGATCACGCATTTTGGCGGGAGTTTCGCCAAGTGTGTGACGCAGCCAAAGATGACTTTTATATTCTAGGTGAAATTTGGCATTCTTCGCAAAGCTGGCTTAACGGAGACGAATTTACTGCAGTCATGAATTACGCATATACAGATGCAATTTCTGGTGCATTTGTCAAAAAAGAAATTACGTTGGCAAAGATGGTATCTGAAATTAATCGACAATTAATGCTTTATCGCGATCAAACTAATCAAGTGCAGTTTAATGTTTTAGATTCTCACGACACACCACGAATTTTGACAGAAGCAAAAAACGACAAAGATTTAATGAAACAGGTAGAAGCGTTTACTTATCTACAACCGGGAGTGCCTTGTATTTATTATGGTGATGAATTTGCTATGACTGGAAAAATGGACCCGGATTGTCGTAAGTGTATGGTATGGGAGAAAAGTGAACAAGATTTAGACATGTTTGATTTTTTCAAAAAATTGGTTAAATTTCGACGTGACTTTGCTGAAATCTTATCAGCAGGGCAAATGGTTTGGGAAAGTGTTGATTTAGCTAAGCAACAAATTGTGCTCGTACGTAAATTGGCTGATAAACAAATTTTTGGCTATTTTAATTTGGCTGAAAATGAGACGACGGTAAACATTAAAGGCGAGATTATCTTGTCAAATGGCTTTAGAGCAGATAAGAAATTAGGCCCTAAAGGTTTTGTTATTACAAAAGAGAACTAG
- a CDS encoding extracellular solute-binding protein, translated as MKANWKKLLMGGVVLSLSAMALSACGSNDSKDDTATNSSAKSEEVKGDLKVWIDTEHIPAIKEAVADFQKEYPDVKVTIKAGQSADAKADVSKDPEKAADVFMMPHDQIGQMAEAGLLYPVGKKQAEEIKENNTEAAINGVTWKDKIYGYPYGVESQVLYYNKAKLSEDDVKTWTTLTEKGKIGTNFAEAGANYIFGPLFMSNGNVLYGENGEDLKGTNFNNEQGVQVLDWIAKQKNNAGVVQANASALSNLQSGKTDAFLSGPWSKNDVKKALGDNMAVAAYPTIDFGNGPKQMKAFLGVKVYGVNQQTKAPLAAMALANYLSGKETQQKEFEVNGVIPSNKELQEDSKVKEDAVAKAVMEMADPDHSVVMPKLPEMVSFWPPMDALINDTYKGKISANDYQAKLDKFVADTAKTAE; from the coding sequence ATGAAAGCAAATTGGAAAAAGTTATTGATGGGCGGCGTAGTCTTAAGCTTATCCGCTATGGCCCTATCCGCTTGTGGATCTAATGATTCAAAAGATGATACCGCAACTAATTCATCTGCAAAATCCGAAGAAGTAAAAGGTGATTTAAAAGTTTGGATTGATACAGAACATATCCCAGCTATTAAAGAAGCTGTTGCTGATTTCCAAAAAGAATATCCTGATGTAAAAGTAACGATTAAAGCAGGTCAATCTGCTGATGCGAAAGCTGATGTTTCCAAAGATCCCGAAAAAGCAGCCGATGTCTTCATGATGCCCCATGATCAAATTGGTCAAATGGCAGAAGCTGGGCTTTTATATCCAGTTGGTAAAAAACAAGCAGAAGAAATTAAAGAAAATAATACAGAAGCAGCCATTAACGGTGTTACTTGGAAAGATAAAATTTACGGTTATCCCTATGGTGTTGAATCCCAAGTTCTCTACTATAACAAAGCAAAATTGTCTGAAGATGATGTAAAAACCTGGACAACATTAACTGAAAAAGGCAAAATCGGTACGAACTTTGCCGAAGCAGGCGCTAACTATATTTTTGGTCCACTATTTATGAGTAATGGAAATGTTTTATATGGTGAAAATGGAGAAGATTTAAAGGGAACAAACTTCAATAATGAACAAGGAGTACAAGTTTTAGATTGGATTGCAAAACAAAAAAATAATGCTGGCGTGGTTCAAGCCAACGCTTCTGCTTTATCAAATTTACAATCTGGTAAAACAGACGCCTTTCTTTCTGGTCCTTGGTCTAAAAATGATGTAAAAAAAGCATTAGGTGATAACATGGCCGTTGCAGCTTACCCTACTATCGACTTTGGCAATGGTCCAAAACAAATGAAAGCTTTCTTAGGGGTTAAAGTATATGGTGTCAACCAACAAACAAAGGCACCATTAGCAGCAATGGCACTTGCAAACTATCTAAGTGGGAAAGAAACACAACAAAAAGAATTTGAAGTCAATGGTGTTATCCCATCTAATAAAGAATTACAAGAAGATAGTAAAGTAAAAGAAGACGCAGTTGCCAAAGCAGTAATGGAAATGGCTGATCCTGACCATTCTGTTGTTATGCCTAAATTACCGGAAATGGTTTCATTCTGGCCACCGATGGATGCTTTGATTAATGATACTTATAAAGGCAAAATTTCAGCTAATGATTATCAAGCTAAATTAGATAAATTCGTCGCAGATACAGCAAAAACAGCAGAATAA
- a CDS encoding carbohydrate ABC transporter permease codes for MFKNKNYKTTITFSELFKKGDLPTKLSFFIMGAANLANKQIPKGLLFLISQIGFIYWLVTNGAHALAMLQTLGTKKQGLVYNEDLGIELLQKGDNSMLILLFGIAAILVCVLLIILYVINLKSARHLFELNQTDAKVPSTMQDLRSLLNERFHVTLMTIPLLGVLFFTVLPLLYMISIAFTNYDHNHLPPKSLFSWVGLQNFGNVISGNMAGTFFPVLGWTLVWAIFATVTNFFFGIILALLINAKGIKYKKMWRTLFVITMAVPQFVSLLVMRNLLNDAGPINAILQNLGWISSSIPFLTDPLLAKITVIVVNMWIGIPVTMLVSTGIIQNLPTDQIEAAEIDGANKFQIFRNITFPQILFVMTPALIQQFIGNINNFNVIYLLTQGGPTNSDFYGAGSTDLLVTWLYNLTVNTLDYNLASVIGILIFILSAVFSLLAYTRTNSFKEA; via the coding sequence ATGTTCAAAAATAAAAACTATAAAACCACTATCACCTTTAGCGAACTTTTCAAAAAAGGTGATTTACCAACAAAACTCTCTTTTTTTATCATGGGTGCCGCTAACTTAGCAAATAAGCAAATACCAAAAGGTCTTTTGTTTTTAATCAGTCAAATTGGTTTTATTTATTGGCTTGTAACCAATGGCGCTCACGCCTTAGCAATGCTTCAAACTTTAGGAACAAAAAAACAAGGCTTGGTTTACAACGAAGATTTGGGAATTGAACTTTTACAAAAAGGTGATAATTCCATGTTAATTTTACTTTTCGGAATTGCAGCTATTCTAGTCTGTGTTTTATTAATTATTTTATACGTTATCAATTTGAAAAGTGCCCGTCACTTGTTTGAATTAAATCAGACTGATGCTAAAGTTCCTTCCACCATGCAGGATTTGCGCAGCTTACTAAACGAACGCTTTCATGTTACCTTAATGACGATTCCTTTGCTTGGGGTATTGTTCTTTACTGTTTTGCCACTTTTATATATGATTTCTATCGCCTTTACTAATTATGATCACAATCATTTACCACCAAAGAGTCTTTTTAGTTGGGTGGGGCTACAAAATTTTGGAAATGTTATTAGTGGTAACATGGCAGGCACTTTTTTCCCTGTCTTAGGCTGGACTTTAGTTTGGGCGATTTTTGCCACTGTAACTAACTTCTTTTTTGGTATCATTTTGGCATTATTAATTAATGCCAAAGGAATTAAATACAAAAAAATGTGGCGGACACTTTTTGTTATTACAATGGCAGTTCCGCAATTTGTCTCTTTACTCGTCATGCGTAACTTATTAAATGATGCTGGACCAATCAATGCAATTTTACAAAACTTAGGCTGGATATCAAGTTCTATTCCATTTTTGACAGACCCACTTCTAGCAAAAATTACTGTTATTGTCGTCAATATGTGGATTGGGATTCCTGTAACGATGTTAGTTTCAACAGGAATTATCCAAAATTTACCCACCGATCAAATCGAAGCAGCCGAAATTGACGGTGCTAATAAATTCCAGATATTTCGTAACATCACTTTCCCACAAATTTTATTTGTAATGACACCAGCTTTGATTCAACAATTTATCGGCAACATCAATAATTTCAATGTTATCTACCTCTTAACGCAAGGTGGTCCGACAAACTCTGACTTTTATGGTGCTGGTTCCACTGACCTTTTAGTCACTTGGCTTTATAACTTGACTGTAAATACATTGGACTACAATTTGGCTTCTGTCATTGGTATTTTAATTTTTATTTTATCCGCAGTCTTTAGTCTACTGGCTTATACTCGCACGAATTCATTTAAGGAGGCGTAA
- a CDS encoding sugar ABC transporter permease produces the protein MAVQQNSKSYHKKQRASRTLIYAILTIMAVFWLFPIFWIVLTSFRLEGGAFVPYIIPKEFTIDNYATLLTDASGNYPFIRWFLNTLFVAVISCLLSTFITIAMAYALSRLRFKLRKPFLKVALVLNMFPGFMSMIAVYYILKAMDLTQSLVALILIYSSGAALGFYIAKGFFDTIPMALDESAMIDGANKWQIFTQITLPLSKPIIVYTALMAFMAPWMDFIFAKIIMGDDVKNYTVAIGLFSMMNKTTANSLFMSFTAGCVLIAIPITILFIFMQKYYVEGITSGSVKG, from the coding sequence ATGGCGGTACAACAAAATAGCAAAAGTTATCATAAAAAACAAAGAGCCTCTCGCACGTTAATATACGCCATTTTAACAATTATGGCGGTCTTTTGGCTTTTCCCTATTTTTTGGATTGTTCTTACAAGTTTTCGTTTGGAAGGGGGCGCTTTTGTTCCTTATATTATTCCCAAAGAATTTACTATAGATAATTACGCAACCCTATTAACAGATGCATCGGGGAATTATCCGTTTATCCGCTGGTTTTTAAATACACTTTTTGTCGCCGTTATCAGTTGTCTACTTTCTACTTTCATCACGATTGCTATGGCATACGCGTTATCGCGATTACGTTTTAAATTACGGAAACCATTTTTAAAAGTAGCTTTGGTTTTGAACATGTTTCCAGGATTCATGAGCATGATTGCAGTCTACTATATTTTAAAAGCAATGGATTTGACCCAAAGTTTAGTCGCTTTAATTTTGATTTATTCTTCTGGGGCAGCACTAGGTTTTTATATCGCCAAAGGATTCTTTGATACCATTCCAATGGCGTTAGATGAATCGGCAATGATTGATGGCGCAAATAAATGGCAGATTTTCACTCAAATTACTTTACCCCTTTCAAAACCAATTATCGTCTACACTGCTTTAATGGCTTTTATGGCGCCGTGGATGGACTTTATCTTTGCAAAAATCATCATGGGCGATGATGTTAAAAACTATACTGTTGCCATTGGTCTTTTCTCTATGATGAACAAAACCACCGCCAATTCCTTATTTATGTCCTTTACAGCCGGCTGTGTACTGATTGCAATTCCAATTACAATTTTATTTATCTTTATGCAAAAATATTATGTAGAAGGAATTACCTCTGGCTCTGTCAAAGGTTAG
- a CDS encoding YxeA family protein, with translation MKKLLIGFVVVIAAAFGLFKFIETTEMGGDAYYVQVTTDGKQVTLKDDNGQEFLDYEYQLTGYDKNGKNKELSFRANKERPLRKNAYLKVTYNSKKEDVTQWEEVAEKDVPQKALTKLN, from the coding sequence ATGAAAAAACTATTAATCGGTTTCGTAGTAGTTATTGCTGCGGCTTTTGGATTGTTTAAATTTATTGAAACTACAGAAATGGGTGGCGATGCTTATTATGTTCAGGTTACGACTGATGGAAAGCAAGTTACTTTAAAAGATGACAATGGTCAAGAATTTCTAGATTATGAATATCAATTGACAGGTTATGATAAAAATGGCAAGAACAAGGAATTAAGCTTTAGAGCGAATAAGGAACGTCCACTGCGAAAAAATGCTTACTTGAAGGTCACTTATAATTCAAAAAAAGAAGACGTAACCCAATGGGAAGAAGTTGCTGAAAAAGATGTCCCTCAAAAAGCCTTAACAAAGCTAAATTAA